The Bacteroidota bacterium DNA window AGCAATAATTGCTTTCAGCACGACTGAAAGTAAACAGTTTATATATATGCAGTTCTAATGCAAACACGGTTTAAAGAATTATGTATTAAACTTTTTCTATTTCTGCTTCCTTTTATGATGCTATTCTCCTGGATTGAATATCAGGCAAGAAGGCTTCCAAATAGCTATGAGCAGAAAAAAAGAAGTTTTGAGAGCCAGCGTCAATCAATAAAAATACTGGTTCTTGGATCGTCACATGCCTCCAAGGGAATAAATCCCGCATTTTTCTCCTGTACCGGCTTCAATTTCAGCAACAGCTCACAATCGTTGTATCATGACACACAACTCTGTTTAAAATATATCGATGAACTCCCTCAGCTTAAAGGAGTTATTATTGATATCTCGTACATTTCACTCTATTATGATCTGAAGGATACACCGGAGAAATGGAGAGATTATTTTTACTATCATTATTTCGGCATTAAGCGGCCTTCACTGGATCTGTGCGATCCAAAAGGGGTGACATATACTGCTCTTTATACCAGGGGATTTATCACTGACCTTGTATTGTGCAGGATCGATCCCAAAAAGGAATTTGGTGATATACAGCCGACAGGTTGGGAAAGAGTACCGCACCCTGCTGACAGCAGTGTCATTTCAGATTCTGCAGGATTTCAGCGGGCGACATTTCATAACTCATTGATCATCAAACAGAATTTTATTTTAAATTGCGGTTACCTGGAGGATATGATCCGTCTCCTGCAGAAGAGAAAGATTGCCGTCTGTCTGGTCAGTCTTCCTGTTTATAAAACCTATTCGAAATTTATGGATCCGGATATTGAACGGCAAAACCACCAGTACATTGCAGAGTTATGCCAAAAATATAGCACTGAATACTATGATTTTTCTACGGACGCAAGTTTCACAAAAGAAGATTTCAGCGATAATGACCATTTGAGTATTTCCGGAGCAGAAAAAATCAGCCGGATCCTTGACGGGTTAATTATATCGAAGCTATGTAATCAGTGATTGACTTTTTCGAGTTGATTTGCAATACTGCTCACAATCTGACAATCCAAATCAAGACTATATATGAAAGATTATTACAGTGCGAAGCTTTCAGCCATGAGTCTGTGGCAATGTTATGAGCTGGCGCCACCGCGCATTCAGCAATATATGAAAGCGGAAGCCGACCATGTGGTAAACAACATACACAACAATGATCTGGTGCTGGAACTGGGATGCGGTTATGGCCGGTTATTGCCATTTTTTGCCGCGAAAGCAAGGATGGTGATTGGCATCGATACCTCCCGTTCAAGTATTTTACTGGGTCGTAAGCTGCTCTCAGATTTATCGAATTGTATGCTGCTGCAAATGAATGCCATACACCTCGCCTTCCCCGATAATATGTTCGATGTGGTTGTTTGCATTCAGAACGGGATATCGGCATTCCATGTGGACCAGGAATTACTCATTAGGGAGAGCATTCGTGTGACCAAAAACGGGGGAAAGGTACTCTTTTCAAGTTATTCCGAAAAGATCTGGCAACAACGTTTGGAATGGTTTCACAGGCAGTCGGCTGCCGGCCTCCTCGGTGAAATAGATACGAATAAAACAAGGG harbors:
- a CDS encoding class I SAM-dependent methyltransferase, translated to MKDYYSAKLSAMSLWQCYELAPPRIQQYMKAEADHVVNNIHNNDLVLELGCGYGRLLPFFAAKARMVIGIDTSRSSILLGRKLLSDLSNCMLLQMNAIHLAFPDNMFDVVVCIQNGISAFHVDQELLIRESIRVTKNGGKVLFSSYSEKIWQQRLEWFHRQSAAGLLGEIDTNKTREGTIVCHDGFTATTVGPEQFKTLTKPIKNIKVNIVEVDESSLFCEIIPVKK